A stretch of Oncorhynchus mykiss isolate Arlee chromosome 12, USDA_OmykA_1.1, whole genome shotgun sequence DNA encodes these proteins:
- the LOC110537465 gene encoding C2 domain-containing protein 2 isoform X2: MREAEGQVQVVWGVCHLETWDLQLSPSFTQDHATGPSVAAVKDRLRQLLCAVRPSIMLSCRPAQATEVKEARNKVTSPPKPPRAHDWKLLVKNIRVTCKEQEDGAAGSLNPLCVLQLDDPPQKLSTSVLQNTASPAWDQPFIFELNGRSKELKIQLLDDGKPQENSLLGQVSLPFDLVKKQPKGQQTFTLTTKDQVTGSLTAELTYLKPSEVRSWQSPTPAPTKRVEMDRTVMPCGTVVTTITAVKSKPGRPLLPGLNITQQTPSNPPSGTKSKVSGRRVSAQPSVLGIMGSKALSSSDTELLMLNGTDPVAEAAIRQLHESARQKLKSPVKKSTIIISGVTKTPLSQDDEMALMAGYAAAMDASMSEGGSQEIAVATASVVKASSKPLEVSSDPQEGPSGVAQAQARQAPEDLECQAGQGTDQDPDKTSMSLCISESGSKKSRGGSFLHRSAKLFFRRRRQCKDPGMSQSHNDLVYLEQPVTVDREKRTSTFSRMLNRKLLPTSKSTANGSTTTQTVTPVPTPGEQHAA, translated from the exons ATGAGGGAGGCTGAAGGGCAGGTCCAGGTGGTCTGGGGGGTGTGCCATCTCGAGACTTGGGACCTGCAGCTCAGCCCCAGCTTCACACAG GACCATGCCACAGGCCCCAGTGTGGCTGCAGTAAAGGACAGGCTGAGACAGCTGCTGTGTGCGGTGCGTCCCTCCATTATGCTGAGTTGCAGGCCTGCTCAGGCCACAGAGGTCAAG GAGGCCCGTAACAAGGTGACGTCACCGCCCAAGCCCCCCCGCGCTCACGACTGGAAGCTGCTGGTAAAGAATATCCGGGTAACGTGTAAGGAGCAGGAGGACGGTGCTGCAG GCAGTCTGAATCCCCTGTGTGTGCTGCAGCTAGACGACCCTCCACAGAAACTCTCCACTTCAGTCCTACAGAACACAGCCAGTCCAGCCTGGGACCAGCCCTTCATCTT TGAGCTGAATGGACGATCAAAAGAGCTGAAAATTCAGCTGCTGGATGATGGGAAACCGCAGGAGA ACTCCTTACTGGGTCAAGTGTCTTTGCCTTTTGATCTGGTGAAGAAGCAGCCCAAAGGACAGCAAACATTTACACTCACGACCAAAGATCAAGTGACAGGGtcacttactgctgag TTGACCTACCTGAAACCCAGTGAGGTGCGGTCGTGGCAGTCCCCTACTCCAGCCCCCACTAAGAGAGTGGAGATGGACCGCACGGTCATGCCCTGCGGTACTGTGGTCACCACAATCACTGCAGTGAAGAGTAAACCAGGTCGACCACTACTGCCTGGACTAAATATAACCCAGC AGACCCCCTCCAATCCTCCCAGCGGCACCAAGTCCAAGGTGTCAGGACGAAGGGTGTCGGCGCAGCCGTCCGTGCTGGGGATCATGGGGAGCAAGGCCTTGTCCTCCTCCGACACAGAGCTACTCATGCTCAACGGGACCGACCCCGTGGCCGAGGCTGCCATCCGCCAGCTCCACGAGTCCGCCAGGCAGAAGCTCAAGTCCCCGGTCAAGAAGAGCACCATCATCATCTCAGGAGTGACCAAG ACTCCTCTGTCTCAGGATGATGAGATGGCTCTGATGGCGGGCTATGCTGCTGCGATGGACGCCTCTATGTCGGAGGGCGGATCTCAGGAGATTGCTGTGGCAACTGCATCAGTAGTAAAAGCCAGTAGCAAACCCCTGGAGGTGTCGTCAGACCCCCAGGAGGGCCCCAGTGGAGTGGCCCAGGCTCAAGCCCGGCAGGCCCCGGAGGACTTGGAGTGCCAAGCAGGACAGGGCACAGACCAAGATCCAGACAAAACCTCCATGTCACTATGCATCTCAGAGTCTGGATCCAAAAAGAGCAGAG GAGGCAGCTTCCTGCACAGGAGTGCCAAGCTGTTCTTCCGCCGGCGCCGCCAGTGTAAAGACCCGGGGATGAGCCAGTCGCACAACGACCTGGTGTACTTGGAGCAGCCTGTGACGGTAGACCGGGAGAAACGCACGTCCACCTTCAGCCGGATGCTGAACCGCAAGCTGCTGCCCACGAGCAAGAGCACAGCCAACGGCTCCACCACCACCCAAACAGTGACACCCGTTCCTACCCCAGGGGAGCAGCATGCAGCctga